From Pelagicoccus albus, the proteins below share one genomic window:
- the hemE gene encoding uroporphyrinogen decarboxylase: MNSRQRFLAALDCKPLDRPPIWVMRQAGRYLPEYRALKEKYSFLQLAQTPELALEVTMQPLRRFPLDAAILFSDILVIPEAMGQGYHFREKGGIGMDYTLENKDQIEKLSTTAIEEKLNYVAEALKLIKAELDGSKMLLGFGGSPWTLATYMLEGGSSKDFSKVKALFYQDRDTFELLMEKISDALVSYFRMQHAAGAEAIQIFDSWGGIIAGENYEEASLKWIRRIIEKVGSQVPIIIYAKGTTPQIARQAACRPKAIAVDWTIPIEEAAQLVPNDIAIQGNLDPVLLDTNPSIVRSSAQRILTAMSERPGHIFNLGHGIHPTASIENMETLVETVTNWKRPG; the protein is encoded by the coding sequence ATGAATTCACGCCAAAGATTCCTAGCAGCTCTCGATTGCAAGCCCCTGGACCGCCCGCCGATCTGGGTAATGCGCCAAGCCGGGCGATACCTGCCCGAGTATCGAGCCTTAAAAGAGAAATACAGTTTCCTGCAGCTGGCTCAGACTCCCGAGCTCGCCCTCGAGGTCACCATGCAACCACTACGCCGTTTCCCCCTAGACGCCGCCATCCTATTTTCCGACATCCTCGTCATCCCCGAGGCAATGGGACAAGGCTACCACTTCAGAGAAAAAGGCGGAATAGGCATGGATTATACCTTGGAAAACAAGGACCAGATCGAGAAGCTTTCTACCACGGCAATAGAGGAGAAACTCAACTACGTAGCGGAGGCGTTGAAGCTTATCAAAGCCGAATTGGATGGCTCCAAAATGCTGCTCGGCTTCGGCGGTTCTCCCTGGACGCTAGCCACCTACATGCTGGAAGGCGGAAGCTCCAAGGACTTCTCGAAAGTGAAGGCTCTATTTTACCAAGACAGAGACACCTTCGAATTGTTGATGGAGAAGATTTCCGACGCCCTGGTATCCTATTTCCGCATGCAGCACGCAGCAGGAGCGGAAGCTATTCAAATATTCGATTCTTGGGGAGGAATCATCGCAGGAGAAAACTACGAAGAAGCATCTTTAAAATGGATACGTAGGATCATCGAGAAAGTCGGTAGCCAAGTACCCATCATCATTTATGCCAAAGGCACTACGCCACAAATCGCGCGTCAAGCAGCGTGCCGCCCCAAGGCCATCGCCGTCGATTGGACGATCCCCATCGAGGAAGCGGCGCAGCTCGTTCCAAACGACATCGCGATACAAGGAAATCTTGACCCCGTCCTCCTAGATACTAACCCTAGCATCGTGCGTTCGAGTGCTCAGAGAATTCTTACGGCGATGAGTGAGAGACCAGGCCATATTTTCAACCTCGGACATGGCATACACCCGACAGCAAGTATCGAAAACATGGAGACGCTTGTCGAAACAGTTACGAACTGGAAGCGACCCGGTTAA
- a CDS encoding response regulator transcription factor gives MPTKPKPLVLIVEDENELANVISEHLEAAGMQTQVCNRCALAMRFLKHNFANILLLDLTLPDQNGFSFLEDLKREDINIPTIFLTGNDSEISKVKGLELGADDYVTKPFSSPELVARIHAVLRRAEVAHDFNVTKNVKLTDAPFEFNTASVNPTSMEITFPDGEIVNIGRKEIGILSYLHENPDTIITRKNLIHSVWGIHADIRSRSLDQYIVKIRDLFKRKEAPLDNLKTIHGIGYQYEPLVRSQNTN, from the coding sequence ATGCCTACAAAACCCAAACCGCTTGTACTAATCGTTGAAGACGAAAACGAACTTGCCAACGTAATCTCTGAACACCTCGAAGCGGCAGGCATGCAGACTCAAGTATGCAACCGCTGCGCGCTGGCGATGCGGTTTTTGAAGCACAATTTCGCGAATATCCTCCTACTCGATCTCACCCTACCCGACCAGAACGGATTCTCCTTCCTAGAGGACCTGAAGCGCGAAGACATCAATATCCCAACCATTTTCCTCACCGGAAACGATTCGGAAATCTCCAAAGTCAAAGGGCTAGAACTAGGAGCAGACGACTACGTGACCAAGCCCTTCTCATCCCCAGAGCTGGTAGCCAGAATCCACGCAGTACTCCGCCGAGCCGAAGTGGCGCACGACTTCAACGTCACGAAAAACGTTAAGCTTACCGATGCGCCCTTCGAGTTCAATACCGCCTCGGTTAACCCTACCAGCATGGAAATTACTTTCCCGGACGGCGAAATCGTAAACATCGGACGCAAAGAAATCGGAATCCTTTCCTACCTTCACGAAAACCCGGATACGATCATCACCCGCAAGAACTTGATCCACTCGGTTTGGGGTATCCACGCCGACATCCGAAGCCGTTCGCTCGACCAATACATCGTCAAAATCAGGGACCTTTTCAAACGCAAGGAAGCCCCTCTCGACAACTTGAAGACCATCCACGGGATCGGTTACCAATACGAGCCACTCGTACGTTCGCAAAATACGAACTAG
- the hemF gene encoding oxygen-dependent coproporphyrinogen oxidase — translation MPDSLEKAKKYLLDYQSRLCAKLEELEKSETSFILDKWNREEGGGGISAVLEGGDTFEKAGVNFSHVMGDKLPPSATASRPQLAGRPFHATGVSIVIHPRNPYVPTSHANVRFFVAPAREEGEGDIWWVGGGFDLTPYYGFTEDCIAWHKHARDACSPFGEHLYPKFKAWCDEYFFLKHRNEPRGIGGLFFDDFDEGGFDNAFGLIQSVAEHFKEAYAGIVEQRSSTPYSERERKFQLYRRGRYVEFNLVWDRGTHFGLQSNGRTESILMSLPPVVEWRYDYQPEAGSPEAELYETFLKPQDWADK, via the coding sequence GTGCCTGATTCTCTAGAAAAAGCAAAGAAGTACCTCCTCGACTACCAAAGCCGTCTCTGCGCGAAACTCGAGGAATTAGAAAAGTCCGAAACCTCCTTCATCCTCGACAAATGGAATCGAGAGGAAGGCGGCGGTGGAATCTCAGCGGTCCTCGAGGGCGGCGATACCTTCGAAAAAGCAGGGGTCAACTTCTCGCACGTGATGGGAGATAAACTTCCCCCTTCCGCAACCGCGAGCCGCCCCCAATTAGCAGGACGCCCTTTTCATGCGACAGGAGTTTCGATCGTAATCCATCCCCGAAATCCGTACGTTCCCACCTCTCATGCCAACGTACGATTCTTTGTAGCCCCAGCCCGAGAGGAAGGTGAAGGAGACATCTGGTGGGTTGGCGGAGGATTTGACCTTACCCCCTACTACGGCTTCACAGAAGACTGTATCGCCTGGCACAAGCATGCCCGAGACGCCTGCTCCCCCTTTGGCGAGCACCTATATCCCAAATTCAAAGCGTGGTGTGACGAGTATTTCTTCCTAAAACATCGCAATGAACCGCGCGGGATTGGCGGACTTTTCTTCGACGATTTCGACGAGGGCGGTTTCGACAACGCCTTCGGGTTAATCCAAAGCGTAGCAGAGCATTTCAAGGAAGCCTATGCGGGTATCGTTGAGCAACGATCAAGTACTCCCTACTCTGAACGAGAGAGGAAATTCCAACTGTATCGGCGAGGTCGATACGTAGAATTCAACTTAGTATGGGATCGCGGAACTCACTTTGGCTTACAAAGCAACGGCCGAACAGAATCCATCCTTATGTCACTTCCTCCTGTCGTGGAATGGCGATACGATTATCAACCAGAAGCCGGCAGCCCTGAAGCCGAGCTTTACGAAACTTTTCTCAAACCCCAAGATTGGGCCGACAAATGA
- the hemG gene encoding protoporphyrinogen oxidase: protein MQDAIVLGGGISGLTAGYLAQEKGYDVTVIEKKTTPGGPISSIREQGYLVETGPNSLLLPDRWVESLIQVLGLEDELQETRAIASKRYIVKNGRPIPVPASPLQAITNPLFSLGGKLGFLLEPFRKQISEEEAENETVADFVSRRMGPDFLDYAIDPFVSGIYAGDPHKLILQHAFPLMRGFEKDGGSIIKGAIKHKRRQKREGTAYKKRSVSFKTGLGILPKTLARKLGNRLWLGSQVTSVRRENDAWRVSWIKEGETFEANAKRIFVCLPSYAIKQIDWSQPIAERLHTAPDLIYPAVHSLALGFKRDQIEHALDGFGMLVPSKESPDILGALFSSSLYEGRAPEDHCLITVMLGGIQHPELGEAKHEQLLGIALRDLEKLVGLKGDPCYIHRSSWPQAIPQYTAEFGPWKNALKSLEAEFDGLHFGGNCVDGIAMGASILSGKRLAACT from the coding sequence ATGCAGGACGCAATTGTACTCGGAGGTGGAATCTCCGGATTAACCGCAGGCTATCTAGCCCAGGAAAAAGGCTACGATGTCACCGTCATCGAAAAGAAAACGACCCCCGGAGGCCCCATTTCATCTATAAGAGAGCAGGGCTATCTAGTAGAAACTGGGCCAAACTCCCTGCTCCTCCCCGACAGATGGGTTGAATCGCTGATCCAAGTGCTAGGCTTGGAGGACGAGCTTCAAGAAACGAGAGCGATCGCGAGCAAACGATACATCGTCAAAAATGGGCGCCCGATTCCTGTACCTGCATCCCCATTACAAGCGATTACCAACCCTCTTTTCTCTCTGGGTGGTAAACTGGGATTCTTGCTCGAACCTTTTCGCAAACAAATAAGCGAGGAAGAGGCCGAAAACGAAACCGTTGCGGATTTTGTTAGCCGCAGGATGGGACCCGACTTTCTCGACTATGCGATAGACCCATTTGTCAGCGGAATCTACGCAGGCGACCCACATAAGCTCATTCTCCAGCACGCCTTTCCGCTTATGAGGGGATTTGAGAAAGACGGCGGCTCTATTATCAAAGGGGCTATCAAACATAAACGAAGGCAAAAAAGAGAAGGCACCGCCTACAAAAAACGCTCCGTCAGCTTCAAAACCGGTCTAGGCATCCTTCCAAAAACATTGGCTCGCAAACTGGGAAATCGCCTTTGGCTAGGCTCTCAGGTCACCTCCGTACGACGGGAAAACGATGCGTGGCGAGTTTCTTGGATCAAAGAAGGCGAAACCTTCGAAGCAAACGCCAAGAGAATCTTCGTCTGCCTCCCTTCCTATGCCATCAAGCAAATTGACTGGAGTCAGCCGATAGCGGAAAGGCTACACACCGCTCCCGACCTGATTTATCCTGCGGTCCACAGCTTGGCCCTCGGTTTCAAGAGAGATCAGATCGAGCATGCTCTGGACGGCTTTGGTATGCTCGTGCCTTCTAAAGAATCTCCTGATATTCTCGGAGCCCTATTCAGCTCTTCACTTTACGAAGGTAGAGCTCCAGAGGACCACTGCCTGATAACCGTCATGCTAGGTGGCATCCAGCACCCGGAGCTCGGAGAAGCTAAACACGAACAGCTTCTGGGGATCGCGCTGCGAGACTTGGAAAAACTAGTCGGCTTGAAAGGAGATCCTTGCTACATCCATCGCAGCTCATGGCCGCAAGCGATTCCTCAATACACAGCAGAATTCGGCCCGTGGAAAAACGCCCTGAAGTCACTCGAAGCAGAATTCGATGGGCTGCATTTCGGAGGTAATTGCGTGGATGGGATCGCCATGGGGGCTTCCATTCTTAGCGGCAAACGCTTAGCTGCTTGCACTTAG